CAATGGATCTCAACTCACCATTGGAGAAACACTGTTCCAAACCCAGCAACACGTCTAGAAGAACTCACCACTGCCATGACTGTGGAGAAACATATGCTCTGAAAGCTGACCTGCAGAGACACGTGACTCTCACCAAGAAGAGACTCAGTGAATGCAGCTTCTGCAAGAAACGCTACAACTCCACCTGTAAACTGAAGGCCCATGTCCAACTCATGTCCGACTCTGGTGGTAAACCCTGCACCTGCCCTGTTTGTGGAAAGACCTTCAAATACAAAGGAGATCTGTCCAATCACATGaggattcacacaggagagaaacccttTACATGTGTGcactgtgggaagagcttcaatcgcAAGGAGCATCTAACCAGGCATAaactgactcacacaggagagaaaccatttagctgtggtgactgtgggaagagtttcaatCGCAAGGAACATTTAACCATGCATAAACGGACTCACACAAGAGAGAAACCTTTTAtctgtggtgactgtgggaagagcttcacgCAGAAGATTAACCTGCTGACTCACGTCAAAAACATCCACAAAGGATGAAAACAGGATGAAAACTGAAAGGAAAAAAAATTACATTAGAACTAAGATCTTCTGTCAAAAGATGGGAATAAAAAAGCAGGATGTGAGCAGAGCAACTTCCTGTTGCTCTCAGATAATTGGATGTGAGAAAGTTATGTAAACATTTTTCTGAAATTAAGTTTGATTTGAATGATGAGGTAATGATCAAACACTACTGTAGGAAAATCACAGCTCTGCTGTTCAGTGTCGATATTTTCACGTCATTATAAGAGGAATTCTTGATCGTTTGTTTTGGAATGTCTCCCAGGGTGATGACAGGCGAATGCCtgaatgagtgtgcaaagctgtcatcaaaggaaaagggtggctactttgaagaatctcaaatgtaaaacatatttagatttatttaacacttcttaggttacgacatgattccatatgagtcatttcatagtttgtcttctaTCATACCGGCTGGGccggtaactgaaaggttgctagttcaaatccccgggctgacaaggtacaaatctgccattctgcccctgaacaaggcagttaacccactgttcctaggctttcataagaatttgttcttaaatgacttgcctagttaaataaaacaaaaatattacCACTGGTCTGTAGCGTGTAGTAGAACTCCGTCCACCAGGGGGCACTGTTTTAAAAATATAGATTAACATGACACAAACGGAAAAAGAAAATTCAGTTTTGTTTTGCGTTGTCACTAGTTACAACAataacaaagtcaaaattggctatatcgtaaaaataAACGAGAACCAAAATGGCTTTTTTGTTCTTAATTTAAAATTAGGATTAGGCAATAGGTTAacggtggggttagggttatgtttaaaaATTGGAAtttaagaaaataaattgtagaaacGGGTGTGGttaactttgtggctgtggtaactaatgAGTGATAACCTTTGTTTTTCTTTCTACCAGCTTCTCTAGGCATAAAGTCAggttccacagccacaaagtcaaaattagtTTTTTAGTCTTCATTTacggttaggcataaggttagcagtgtggttaaagggatagttcacacaAATTACAAATAACaaattggtttccttaccctgtaactTGTCTATGGACAAGGGTATGACAACAAACCATGCTTTGGTTTATTTTCCCTGGGACCGTTTCCACATGCTAATGTTTTAGCATTTTTGGCACAAATCCCAATTCAATTCATGGGACCGATATTGGCATTTTTCGcacatcatgtccaaatcatctgaAAGTATCTAAAATTGATTTTGAAGTTTAACAAAAGTCACTTATAGATGTTAGAATACAACATGACTTGCGAGAAATGCCAGTATTGCTCCCAGTACCAATATTATGCGTTATTTATTGCGTAGGCTGTGAGGGCATTTTCTGTTTAACCTTACTAATGCTTGTGTACTAAAATATTGTTCTTTAAGACTAGGCATTGTGCTTGAGATAGTTCCTTTTAACGAACTCCTATGAGATAGTAAAGTGTGTGTGCATAAGTTGGGGTGTGTTCTAACTGTTCTGTGGGTGTGTAGAATGACCCCATGATGTCTGGGGAAACTGACTGGTTCCTCTTAGCTTAACTGGAGACAGAGTAAAGGTTATATCTTACTCACCAGTgataaatctgttgttctgttctgtttttctGTTTGGAGCCTGTTTCTGggcaaaaggtgtgtgtgtgtgtgactgtgtttgtgtgtgtgtgtgaccgtatgtgtgtgaccgtgtgtgtgtgtgtgtgtgaccgtgtgtgtgtgaccgtgtgtgtgtgtgaccaataggACCATACATCATCTGGGTTCACGGTCAAAGGCGCTTGCTTGCCCAACTTTGGGGAACCGTTGAGCTACTGTTAGAGGAAGTATGTCTGGAGTGACTTCCTGTCACTTTGGTTGCCTATTGTCCTCACTCAGTTGTGACGGACTGAGACAACCTCTCTATTATATTCTGTAGCCTGTAACCTAGTTTCGTGTCTctccacatacacatacataaggtcagatgttttttttgtgggggCTCTCACTCTGTTCACTCTGTTTGTGATACAACCAGCTTCCTTATTGCAATACGTTTTTAATAAAAGTAACACCTTGATTTAATTATTGACTTTGCCTCTCCTCATTATTAGTAAATAAAGGTAGAATTTCCACCACAGCGTAACGCTGGTGACAGCTGTGTGTAATAATAAGCGGACGGGTGACCTCGAGCGCCGGAGAGGGAGTCTACGTGGCAGATGTGGAGTCTCTCCCTGCTCAAGTGCAGTTAGGATATGATACATTGCCTTTGGGAAGTATTcggaccacttgactttttccacattttgttactttacagcctttcctgaacaatctacacacaataccccgtaatgacaaagcaaaaacagttttttaaaaacattttcgcAAATcaaatttttttttaagtaaaaaaattaataaaaaatgaaataccttattGTGTGCACACATATTGCTATGAGActaaaaattgagctcaggtgcttcctgtctCCATTGAGCATCCTGGAAAGGATCGAAAGCCGtatgtcctccgaaacacgaccccgccagccgcaccaatgtgtcggaagaaccacctggcaaccgtgtcagcgtgtatgcgctcggcccgccacaggagttacTAGAGTGTGATGGTACAAGGACATCACAgccagccaaaccctctcctaacgtCGTCCAGGACGGTCAcggccagctgcgacacagcctggaatcgggGCGAAGTTTCTAATTTCCAACAGGACAGTATcataagcacacagtcaagacaatgcaggagttgtccttgggtggcccagacttgaacccaatctaacatatctggagaggcctgaacatagctgtgcagcgacactacccatccaacctgacagagcttgagaggttctgcaaagaagaatgggagaaattccctaaatacaggtgtgccaagcttgtagcatcatacccaagaagactcgaggctgtaatcgctgccaaaggtgcttcaacaaagtactgaataaagggtctgaataaatttaaaaatatatatttgtcattatgtgtagattgatgcgggggggggggggggggcgacaatttaatcaattttagaacaaaggctgtaacgtaacaaaatgtggacaaagtcaacgagtctgaatagtttccgaaggcactgtgaaCTACAGAGTCAGAGCATGTATCCCAAGATCAATGCAGGTATCACTCTAAAAGCTTTTGGTGGTGTTTTCAAGTGTTTGCAGAAGGGAGAAATGTCCAAGGTGTGGAAAAGATCCTATCCCGAGTTATATAAGTGATGAAAACGTTGAAGTGTTGCAAAAAAAGATAACGAGGTGACCCAAAGTCATGGTTGTCCAACTTTTTAAAAGGGTTGAGGGTTTAAATGGTGCTCCTGAAGAGTCCATGTAGGTGGATAGGCCATCACCGCAGGCTGCAGAGGTTGCCTTTCACCAGCAGGACCCTGATATTTGAAAGGTTAAGAAGGTGGACTTTGTAGCCTTTATAGCTGTGGTAATTAATGGAACTGCCAAGGTGGAGAGAAGGTGGACTTTGTAGCCTTTATAGCTGTGGTAATTAATGGAACTGCCAAGGTGGAGAGAAGGTGGACTTTGTAGCCTTTATAGCTGTGGTAATTAATGGAACTGCCAAGGTGGAGAGAAGGTCCAGGAAAATAGATCTTATTATTGTGGATGTCGTCACAAGCTGTACCACCCTCTCAGACCCTAGAGAAGGGAGATATGAAGGATGAAGTGGGAGGTTTTTTGTTTGTCATTTTACTCTTTTTTTCTAGTTTGTTGGATTATAAATTTGTTTCCCTATCACGTATGGATTAGAtttttaacaacaacaaaaaattcaacCTGCCCAGTTGGTGGCGGCAATACACCTTGTTGGGTTGTAGTCTGCCATAAAACCCACAGAATacatttttaattttattttttaaatcactttTCCACGTGAAAGAACGCCTGGGCTGCGGTTCCAATACAAAAGCAATCACTTTTAACTTGGGGTTCGGTACGTTACGTTTCGTTACTTGGGGTTCGTTACGTTTCATTTCAGAAAGCCATGTTCTTGGTACaagcgctctagccaacagctcgcagatacagtgcgtGTCATTGGtaccacctgtcaccagagggcggCAGAGACCATCCTAGAGACATTAGTGACACTGGTATGTCCTATTATTCATTATGATTTCCCTGTTATAAGAGGTGTGTTTCTGGTTtcctttgcagaagcttgaattgtttaccgGGTGTATTTGTTTCCTGAGTGAGTTTGAgacttagtgtttgttgtttttcctGTGTTACTGTAATCCTTCGGCTACCGTTCTCagcaaactataatatttatccttaaccactgattcctcgtcTGGTCTTTTCTCTGtacctgggtccaacctcaccacGTCATAGCAAGCTTCTGCCTCAAGCATGCACCCGGTAGAGATCACCCAGATTGTAACCCACCAAGGAGCACTGCTGGGGCGGCAGCAAGAACAACTCTCCCAAATATCAGAGACCCTCCGGGCACTTACCGACTCCCTCCAACCACAGTCCAACCTCAACCCAGGAGGAGCCAATACCCAAGTCTCATCACCCAGTGCTATAGGCTTCGCCGTAGTTCCTCCAAGGTACCTGCACCGGGAACCCAAGATCCCAGCCCCCGAGCGGTATGACTGCCACCCGGGAGGATGCAACAGGTTCCTCACTCAGTGCTCGAGCTACAGTCCGGCCAGGTGGAATATCAGACCAAAGCCCATTCTACTGCAGGTTGTGGTGAATAACTCAGACTCTTAGTTTTCTTTTGCACAAGGGCAGAACAGAAGCTTTTTACACattgccagctcggggattcgaaccagcaacctttcagttactgtcccaacaTTCTTAActgttaggctacctgccagccCACAGAATGGTGTGACTACTAGGCGGACTGATGTCGTTTTCATGGCGTCCCTACTAGTCCTGACACAGTTTCCTATTCagaaatcttgctctgataaaTGTGCTGTCCCTACGTTAGTAgggatttatttgtttatttattttagtgGTACAGAACTAGGCAAACCATGATTGATCGCACACGCCAGAACAGTAGGTGGTGGCATGGACATTGAACGTTTGTTTGTGGACCGCCAATcaaccatagaagaagaagaagatttaCACCTGTCAACATGGAGGCAGATTCTATATAGTTTACACCTGTCACACATTGAGGAAACATGGAGATAGATTCTATATAGTTTACACCTGTCACACATTGAGGAAACATGGAGGTAGATTCTATATAGTTTACACCTGTCACACATTGAGGAAACATGGAGGTAGATTCTATATAGTTTACACCTGTCACACATTGAGGAAACATGGAGGTAGATTCTATATAGTTTACACCTGTCAAACATTGAGGAAACATGGAGGTAGATTCTATATAGTTTAAACCTGTCACACATTGAGGAAACATGGAGGTAGATTCTATATAGTTTACACCTGTCACACATTGAGGAAACATGGAGGTAGATTCTATATCTATATGTCACGAAACCCTATCCGTTAAAGCTTACAGGTCATGCTTCCCATTCGAAACAGTATATTGTGTTTTTTGTGACATTTTAGTGTTCGACTGTTTGAGGAAACAACATTATTTTCTTGAGGTTAGTCGATAGTTTGGTAGCTGAAGTCTATGCCCCTTTGTCAgtaattggtcaacagtagggattcttgaACGAAGtgtttgtcattcaacgagaaaATACTTGTTTTCATGCCAATCTTTCACTTGAGAaacactgcaccaaacatcttagtaaGACATTAAAAATGCGCGACTAAGATCTCCTTggcaaaaatgtcaatttattacACATTTCTTGATTTATCTATTTTGACTAAGTGTTTATTGGCTATTT
The genomic region above belongs to Oncorhynchus kisutch isolate 150728-3 linkage group LG16, Okis_V2, whole genome shotgun sequence and contains:
- the LOC109879139 gene encoding oocyte zinc finger protein XlCOF15-like, translated to MKFKFTPSCVKSECDLEDPLWDLKHFGTVTHLKGLNIPCDPPDNQNNASSHSSAISSDPVGLDSSPPMDLNSPLEKHCSKPSNTSRRTHHCHDCGETYALKADLQRHVTLTKKRLSECSFCKKRYNSTCKLKAHVQLMSDSGGKPCTCPVCGKTFKYKGDLSNHMRIHTGEKPFTCVHCGKSFNRKEHLTRHKLTHTGEKPFSCGDCGKSFNRKEHLTMHKRTHTREKPFICGDCGKSFTQKINLLTHVKNIHKG